One Amaranthus tricolor cultivar Red isolate AtriRed21 chromosome 1, ASM2621246v1, whole genome shotgun sequence DNA window includes the following coding sequences:
- the LOC130818218 gene encoding LRR receptor-like serine/threonine-protein kinase RGI1 has protein sequence MFNSTHKHHFLLFLHHLFFLSSSFTTTFASTNEAVILYSWLHSNSHAPPPELSDWNPLDPTPCNWTSITCSSQNLVTQINIQSISLLLPFPSNLSSFTSLQRLTLSSCNLTGSIPDEVGHIISLISIDFSSNSLSGSIPSSLGNLYNLQDLVLYSNQLTGNIPHELSGCSSLKSLLLFDNQLGGSLPSELGKISSLEVIRVGGNKDILGKIPDEFGDLSNLTVLGLADTGISGSLPSTLGKLSKLQILSIYTTSISGKIPGELGNCSELINIYLYENSLSGSIPSEIGKLMKLEKLLLWHNNLVGPIPDEIGNCSSLKSIDLSLNQISGSIPFSIGGLSDLEEFMISNNNVTGSIPSVLSNCINLVQLQLDTNQISGVLPLELGSLSKLTVFFAWANQLEGNIPSSLASCSNLQSLDLSHNALTGSIPPGLFHIKNLTKLLLISNEISGTLPPDIGNCTELIRLRLGHNRIAGEIPVQIGNLKNLNFLDLASNHLSGVVPDEIGSCSELQMLDLSNNNLVGPLPRTLSSLSSLQVLDASANGFVGEIPASFGRLVSLNKLVLSKNMISGLIPPSLGLCTSLQLLDLSSNKLYGEIPSDLCKIVSLEIALNLSRNMLSGPIPSHLPALNKLSILDLSHNNLSGILSPLVGLENLVSLNISYNNFTGLLPDSKLFRQLPSASLEGNEGLCSFGKDSCFSSNIAGSELSDSKNEVRKARILKTAIALLIIMTVAMVIMGIFAMNRARKTNKNDEDSELGDSWPWHFTPFQKLNFSVDQVLKCLVDSNIIGKGCSGIVYRADMENGDVIAVKKLWPTTNPTSNRADEKGEVRDSFSAEVKTLGSIRHKNIVRFLGCCRNRNTRLLMYDYMPNGSLGSLLHESSRNALEWGLRYRILLGAAQGLAYLHHDCIPPIVHRDIKANNILIGLEFEPYIADFGLAKLIDDGDFNRSSNTVAGSYGYIAPEYGYMLKITEKSDVYSYGVVMLEVLTGKQPVDPTIPGGLHVVDWARQKKTGGVEILDPSLLSRPESEIEEIMQALGIALLCVNPSPDERPTMKDVAAMLKEIKDEREEYSKVDMLLKSGSLKTSNDQENPSPRSYKREVPVGSSSSRLPNNVDGFYPESNNTSFSASSLLYSSSNPRLD, from the exons ATGTTTAATTCTACTCATAAACACCATTTTCTCTTGTTTCTCCACCacctcttttttctttcttcttcatttacCACCACTTTTGCCTCCACCAATGAGGCTGTTATCCTCTACTCTTGGCTCCATTCTAACTCCCATGCACCTCCCCCTGAACTTTCTGATTGGAACCCATTGGACCCCACACCATGCAATTGGACTTCCATCACTTGTTCATCTCAAAACCTTGTTACTCAAATCAATATTCAATCCATTTCACTTTTACTCCCTTTTCCTTCTAATCTTTCTTCCTTTACTTCTCTTCAAAGACTCACTCTTTCTTCTTGTAACCTAACTGGTTCAATCCCAGATGAAGTTGGGCACATTATTTCTCTCATTTCTATTGATTTTAGCTCAAATTCCTTATCTGGGTCAATCCCATCTTCACTTGGGAACCTCTATAATCTTCAAGATTTAGTCTTGTACTCTAATCAACTCACTGGAAATATCCCACATGAACTTAGTGGCTGTTCAAGCTTAAAAAGCTTGCTTCTTTTTGATAATCAGCTTGGGGGTAGTTTACCTTCTGAGTTGGGCAAAATATCTAGTCTTGAAGTGATTAGGGTTGGAGGTAATAAAGACATTTTGGGAAAAATCCCAGATGAATTTGGTGATTTGAGTAACCTTACAGTTCTGGGTTTAGCTGATACTGGAATTTCAGGTTCATTACCTTCTACATTGGGTAAGCTTTCCAAGCTTCAAATACTTTCTATTTATACAACTTCTATTTCTGGTAAGATTCCTGGAGAACTAGGTAACTGTTCTGAGCTTATAAATATATACTTGTATGAGAATAGTTTATCTGGGTCTATCCCATCTGAGATTGGAAAGCTGATGAAACTTGAAAAATTGCTTCTTTGGCACAACAATTTGGTGGGTCCTATCCCAGATGAGATTGGGAATTGTTCTAGCTTAAAAAGTATTGATCTTTCTTTAAATCAGATTTCTGGGTCTATTCCATTTTCAATTGGGGGTTTATCTGATCTTGAGGAGTTTATGATTAGTAATAACAATGTGACTGGTTCAATCCCTAGTGTTTTGTCAAATTGTATCAATTTAGTGCAGTTACAATTGGATACTAATCAGATTTCTGGGGTACTACCCTTAGAACTTGGGTCACTTTCAAAGCTTACTGTGTTTTTTGCTTGGGCTAACCAACTAGAAGGGAACATTCCTTCAAGTTTAGCTAGTTGTAGTAACCTACAATCCCTAGATTTGTCTCATAATGCCCTTACTGGTAGCATTCCACCAGGATTGTTTCATATCAAAAATCTTACTAAACTTTTGCTCATTTCAAATGAGATCTCTGGTACTCTTCCCCCTGATATCGGTAATTGCACCGAGTTGATTAGGCTTCGTCTTGGGCATAACCGGATTGCTGGTGAAATTCCTGTACAAATTGGGAATCTAAAGAACCTAAACTTTCTCGATTTGGCGAGTAATCATCTTTCGGGTGTAGTGCCTGATGAGATTGGGAGTTGTAGTGAGTTGCAGATGTTAGATCTTAGTAATAACAATCTTGTGGGTCCCCTCCCTCGTACATTGTCGTCTTTATCGTCTCTCCAAGTATTGGATGCTTCGGCTAATGGGTTTGTGGGTGAAATCCCGGCTAGTTTTGGTCGCCTTGTGTCACTGAATAAGCTGGTTTTGAGCAAGAATATGATCTCGGGATTGATACCACCGTCTTTAGGCTTGTGCACTAGTCTACAATTGCTCGATCTTAGTAGTAATAAACTTTATGGTGAGATTCCTAGTGATTTGTGCAAGATCGTGTCTCTTGAAATCGCTCTAAATCTGAGTCGAAACATGCTTTCTGGTCCGATCCCATCTCACTTACCGGCCTTAAACAAGTTATCGATATTAGACCTTTCACACAACAACCTCAGCGGGATCTTAAGCCCGCTAGTTGGCCTTGAAAACCTTGTTTCTCTTAACATTTCCTACAACAACTTCACCGGACTCCTGCCCGACAGCAAGCTCTTCCGACAGCTTCCTTCAGCGTCTTTAGAGGGCAATGAAGGGTTGTGTTCTTTTGGAAAAGACTCGTGTTTTTCAAGCAATATCGCTGGCTCGGAGCTTTCAGATTCCAAGAATGAAGTAAGAAAAGCCAGGATTCTCAAAACAGCCATTGCTTTGCTGATAATCATGACAGTCGCGATGGTGATCATGGGGATTTTTGCTATGAATCGAGCacgaaaaaccaataaaaacgACGAGGATTCGGAGTTGGGTGATTCATGGCCTTGGCATTTCACCCCTTTCCAGAAACTTAACTTTTCAGTTGATCAAGTGCTCAAATGTCTTGTAGATTCGAATATTATTGGTAAAGGATGTTCGGGAATAGTTTATCGAGCTGATATGGAAAACGGTGATGTCATTGCTGTGAAAAAGCTATGGCCAACAACGAACCCTACATCAAACCGAGCTGATGAAAAGGGCGAAGTTCGAGATTCATTCTCTGCTGAGGTTAAAACTCTCGGGTCAATCCGCCACAAGAACATTGTTAGATTCCTTGGTTGTTGTAGGAACCGAAATACACGATTACTTATGTATGATTATATGCCGAATGGGAGCTTGGGGAGTCTCTTGCACGAGAGTTCAAGGAATGCGTTGGAATGGGGTCTTAGGTACCGAATCTTGCTTGGTGCTGCTCAAGGCCTAGCCTATTTGCACCATGATTGTATTCCACCAATAGTCCATCGAGACATCAAGGCAAACAACATCCTTATCGGCCTAGAATTCGAACCTTACATTGCAGATTTTGGCTTAGCGAAGCTCATTGATGACGGTGATTTCAATCGATCATCCAACACTGTCGCTGGCTCTTACGGATACATTGCTCCTG AATATGGTTACATGTTGAAGATAACAGAAAAGAGCGATGTGTATAGTTACGGAGTAGTAATGTTGGAAGTCCTAACCGGAAAACAACCTGTAGACCCCACAATACCCGGAGGGCTACATGTTGTTGATTGGGCAAGGCAAAAGAAGACCGGAGGGGTCGAAATCCTTGATCCGAGTTTATTATCAAGACCCGAGTCAGAGATCGAGGAAATTATGCAAGCATTAGGGATCGCGTTGCTATGTGTAAACCCGTCACCAGACGAAAGGCCAACAATGAAAGATGTAGCCGCAATGCTCAAGGAAATCAAGGATGAGAGGGAAGAATATAGCAAGGTTGATATGCTACTTAAATCCGGCTCACTTAAGACATCAAACGATCAGGAAAACCCGAGTCCTAGAAGTTACAAACGAGAAGTACCCGTTGGAAGTTCATCGTCGAGATTACCAAATAATGTGGACGGTTTTTATCCCGAAAGTAATAATACAAGCTTTTCTGCATCCTCATTGCTCTATTCATCCTCTAATCCTAGATTGGATTAA